A portion of the Anoxybacillus gonensis genome contains these proteins:
- the rpmE gene encoding 50S ribosomal protein L31, whose protein sequence is MKAGIHPNYKKVMVKCACGNEFESGSVKDEVRVEICSACHPFYTGRQKFASAAGRVDKFNKKYGLK, encoded by the coding sequence ATGAAAGCAGGAATCCATCCAAACTATAAAAAAGTGATGGTTAAATGCGCGTGTGGAAACGAGTTTGAGAGCGGTTCTGTAAAAGACGAAGTGCGCGTAGAAATTTGCTCAGCGTGCCACCCATTCTATACAGGACGTCAAAAATTCGCTTCTGCTGCAGGACGTGTTGATAAATTTAACAAAAAATACGGCCTTAAGTAA
- a CDS encoding class II fructose-bisphosphate aldolase yields MPLVSMTEMLKQALAGKYAVGQFNINNLEWTQAILAAAEEEKSPVILGVSEGAARYMGGFKTVVNMVKGLMEDMNITVPVAIHLDHGSSFEKCKAAIDAGFTSVMIDASHHPFEENVEITSKVVEYAHARGVSVEAELGTVGGQEDDVVAEGIIYANPDECEELVKRTGIDCLAPALGSVHGPYKGEPKLGFKEMEEIRDRTGVPLVLHGGTGIPTEQIQRAISLGTSKINVNTENQMAFTKVVREVLAKDEKVYDPRKFLGPGRDAIKETVIGKMREFGSSGKAL; encoded by the coding sequence ATGCCTTTAGTTTCAATGACGGAAATGCTTAAACAAGCATTGGCGGGCAAGTATGCGGTCGGTCAATTCAATATTAACAACTTAGAATGGACACAAGCGATTTTAGCAGCAGCGGAAGAAGAAAAATCCCCTGTGATCCTTGGTGTGTCTGAAGGAGCAGCTCGCTACATGGGCGGCTTTAAAACGGTTGTGAACATGGTGAAAGGATTAATGGAAGACATGAACATTACTGTTCCTGTCGCTATTCACCTTGACCATGGTTCAAGCTTTGAAAAATGTAAAGCAGCGATTGACGCTGGATTTACATCCGTTATGATCGATGCATCACATCATCCGTTTGAAGAAAACGTTGAAATTACATCAAAAGTTGTTGAGTACGCTCATGCGCGTGGTGTATCTGTTGAAGCTGAGTTAGGAACAGTCGGCGGACAAGAAGATGACGTTGTTGCAGAAGGAATTATTTATGCAAATCCAGATGAGTGCGAAGAACTTGTGAAGCGCACAGGCATTGACTGTTTAGCGCCAGCGCTCGGTTCTGTACACGGTCCATACAAAGGAGAGCCAAAATTAGGATTTAAAGAGATGGAAGAAATTCGCGATCGTACAGGTGTACCGCTCGTTTTACACGGTGGAACAGGTATCCCAACAGAACAAATTCAACGTGCCATTTCACTTGGTACATCTAAAATTAACGTAAATACAGAAAACCAAATGGCGTTTACAAAAGTTGTGCGCGAAGTGTTAGCGAAAGATGAAAAAGTGTACGATCCACGCAAATTCCTCGGCCCTGGCCGCGATGCGATTAAAGAAACAGTCATCGGCAAAATGCGCGAATTCGGTTCTTCCGGCAAAGCGTTGTAA
- a CDS encoding CTP synthase, which produces MTKYIFVTGGVVSSLGKGITAASLGRLLKNRGLKVTIQKFDPYINVDPGTMSPYQHGEVFVTDDGAETDLDLGHYERFIDINLNKYSNVTTGKIYSTVLKKERRGDYLGGTVQVIPHITNEIKERVFRAGRETNADVVITEIGGTVGDIESLPFLEAIRQIKSDVGRDNVMYIHCTLVPYIKAAGEMKTKPTQHSVKELRSLGIQPNVIVVRTEMPMSQDMKDKIALFCDIDPKAVIEARDADTLYAVPLMLQEQKLDQIVCEHLKLNCKEADMTEWIALVEKVRNLSNKTTIALVGKYVELQDAYISVVEALRHAGYAFDADIDIRWINSEHVDRDNVAQLLQGVNGILVPGGFGDRGIEGKIEAIRYAREQRIPFLGICLGMQLASVEFARHVVGLKDAHSAEIDPNTPHPIIDLLPEQKDIEDLGGTLRLGLYPCKLVEGTKAYEAYQDEVIYERHRHRYEFNNEYRTMMEENGFVFSGTSPDGRLVEIIELKDHPWFVAAQFHPEFTSRPTRPQPLFREFIRASLEK; this is translated from the coding sequence ATGACGAAATATATTTTTGTAACAGGTGGCGTCGTTTCATCGCTTGGGAAAGGAATTACGGCTGCTTCACTCGGTCGATTATTAAAAAATCGTGGCTTGAAAGTAACGATTCAAAAATTTGATCCGTACATTAACGTTGACCCAGGCACGATGAGTCCGTATCAACACGGAGAAGTGTTTGTCACAGATGACGGAGCGGAAACAGACTTAGATTTAGGTCATTATGAGCGCTTTATTGATATTAACTTAAACAAATATAGCAACGTGACAACAGGAAAAATTTATTCGACCGTATTGAAAAAGGAACGCCGTGGCGACTATTTAGGCGGAACGGTACAAGTTATTCCGCACATTACAAACGAAATTAAAGAACGCGTATTCAGAGCAGGACGTGAAACGAATGCCGATGTCGTCATTACTGAAATCGGTGGAACAGTTGGCGACATTGAATCTCTTCCGTTTTTAGAAGCTATTCGTCAAATCAAAAGCGACGTCGGTCGCGACAACGTGATGTACATTCATTGTACGCTCGTGCCGTACATTAAAGCAGCAGGTGAAATGAAGACGAAACCGACGCAACATAGCGTCAAAGAATTGCGCAGCTTAGGCATTCAGCCAAACGTCATCGTCGTGCGTACAGAAATGCCAATGTCTCAAGACATGAAAGATAAAATTGCTTTGTTCTGTGACATTGATCCGAAAGCGGTCATTGAAGCGCGCGATGCCGATACGTTATACGCTGTACCGCTCATGCTTCAAGAACAAAAGTTAGACCAAATTGTTTGTGAGCATTTAAAACTAAACTGCAAAGAAGCGGATATGACAGAATGGATCGCACTCGTTGAAAAAGTGCGCAATTTATCAAATAAAACAACGATTGCGCTCGTCGGAAAATACGTTGAGCTTCAAGATGCGTACATTTCTGTTGTAGAAGCGTTACGTCATGCAGGATATGCGTTTGATGCAGATATAGACATTCGTTGGATTAACTCTGAGCATGTCGATCGCGACAATGTGGCGCAGCTGCTTCAAGGAGTAAACGGTATTCTCGTTCCGGGCGGATTTGGCGATCGTGGAATCGAAGGAAAAATTGAGGCCATTCGCTATGCGCGTGAGCAACGCATCCCATTCCTCGGTATTTGTCTAGGTATGCAATTAGCATCTGTGGAGTTTGCTCGTCATGTCGTCGGGTTAAAAGATGCCCATTCGGCAGAAATCGATCCAAACACGCCACATCCGATTATCGACTTATTGCCAGAGCAAAAAGATATCGAAGATTTAGGCGGAACGCTTCGTCTCGGTTTATATCCGTGCAAGCTCGTTGAAGGAACGAAAGCGTACGAAGCATATCAAGATGAAGTCATTTATGAGCGTCATCGCCATCGTTATGAATTTAACAATGAATATCGTACGATGATGGAAGAAAACGGTTTTGTTTTTTCAGGGACAAGCCCAGATGGCCGTCTTGTAGAAATTATCGAATTGAAAGATCATCCGTGGTTTGTTGCGGCGCAGTTTCATCCGGAGTTTACATCTCGTCCGACGCGTCCACAGCCACTGTTCCGCGAATTTATTCGCGCATCGCTAGAAAAATAA
- the fsa gene encoding fructose-6-phosphate aldolase, producing the protein MKFFIDTANIDEIRHAHELGILAGVTTNPSLVAKENVSFHDRLREITSLVSGSVSAEVIATDAEGMIAEGEELAKIAPNITIKVPMTPEGLKAVKVFSEKGIKTNVTLIFSANQALLAARAGATYVSPFLGRLDDIGHNGLELIETIANIFAIHDIDTEIIAASIRHPQHVTEAALKGAHIATVPYNVLMQLFKHPLTDQGIEKFLADWNKANQK; encoded by the coding sequence ATGAAATTTTTTATTGACACGGCAAATATTGATGAAATTCGCCACGCTCATGAACTAGGCATTTTAGCGGGAGTAACAACAAACCCAAGCCTCGTCGCAAAAGAAAACGTGTCGTTCCACGATCGTCTTCGTGAAATTACTTCTCTCGTTTCCGGTTCCGTTAGTGCGGAAGTGATCGCAACGGATGCAGAAGGAATGATTGCAGAAGGGGAAGAATTAGCGAAAATCGCACCGAACATTACGATTAAAGTGCCGATGACGCCAGAAGGGTTAAAGGCGGTAAAAGTATTTAGCGAAAAAGGAATTAAAACAAATGTCACGCTCATTTTTAGTGCGAATCAAGCGTTGCTAGCGGCGCGTGCTGGTGCGACATACGTATCGCCGTTTTTAGGTCGTTTAGATGATATCGGTCATAACGGCTTAGAGTTAATTGAAACGATTGCGAACATTTTTGCCATTCACGACATTGATACAGAAATTATCGCGGCATCGATCCGTCATCCACAACATGTGACAGAGGCAGCATTAAAAGGTGCACATATTGCGACAGTACCTTACAACGTACTTATGCAACTATTTAAACATCCGCTTACAGATCAAGGCATCGAAAAGTTTTTAGCAGACTGGAATAAAGCAAACCAAAAATAA
- a CDS encoding DUF2529 domain-containing protein, translated as MLKILSTQLAGVFQRISAQEEEQFEDAARLFAQAIISDGTIFVYGMDEMEAVVAEALHGAEKLPNVKPLNMNEVTTADRVLIVSRFCTDEEAIRIAKQLHEQNIWTIGMSSIAESSKPSLVDYVDIHIDLCLKQPLVPTEDGSRIGFPSAVVALFAYHSLVLMTKEIVAEYE; from the coding sequence ATGTTAAAAATATTATCGACGCAGCTTGCAGGTGTGTTTCAGCGAATAAGTGCGCAAGAAGAAGAGCAGTTTGAAGATGCTGCCCGTTTATTTGCCCAAGCGATCATTAGCGACGGCACCATTTTTGTTTACGGCATGGACGAAATGGAGGCTGTCGTCGCTGAAGCGCTGCACGGAGCTGAAAAATTGCCGAACGTTAAACCGCTAAACATGAACGAAGTAACGACCGCTGACCGCGTGCTCATCGTTTCGCGCTTTTGCACAGATGAAGAAGCGATTCGCATCGCAAAACAGCTTCACGAACAAAACATATGGACGATCGGTATGTCATCTATCGCAGAGAGTTCGAAACCGTCGCTCGTTGATTACGTCGATATACATATTGATTTATGTTTGAAACAGCCGCTCGTTCCAACAGAAGATGGCTCACGGATCGGCTTCCCTTCCGCTGTCGTTGCTTTGTTCGCTTATCATAGTTTAGTGCTGATGACAAAAGAAATTGTTGCCGAATATGAATAA
- a CDS encoding thymidine kinase — protein sequence MYVMKQSGWLEVICGSMFSGKSEELIRRVRRAQFAKQEVKVFKPAIDNRYSEEAVVSHNGTSVIAIPVSCALDIRKHISTHTDVVAIDEVQFFDEHVVDVVQQLADEGYRVIVAGLDQDFRGEPFGPVPTLMSIAESVTKLQAVCTVCGSPASRTQRLINGRPASYHDPVILIGASESYEPRCRHHHEVPDHPKKNKTCKETATRP from the coding sequence ATGTATGTCATGAAGCAATCCGGCTGGCTAGAAGTCATTTGCGGGAGCATGTTTTCCGGAAAATCGGAGGAGCTCATTCGTCGCGTACGACGCGCGCAGTTTGCGAAACAAGAAGTGAAAGTGTTTAAGCCAGCGATCGATAATCGATATAGCGAAGAAGCAGTCGTTTCTCATAATGGAACATCTGTTATCGCCATCCCTGTTTCTTGTGCGCTAGACATTCGAAAGCACATCTCCACACATACGGATGTTGTGGCAATCGATGAAGTGCAATTTTTTGACGAACATGTCGTTGATGTTGTTCAACAGCTCGCCGATGAAGGATACCGTGTCATCGTCGCTGGGTTAGATCAAGATTTTCGCGGCGAACCGTTCGGCCCTGTCCCGACGTTAATGTCTATCGCTGAATCGGTGACAAAGCTACAAGCTGTTTGTACCGTTTGCGGTTCCCCTGCATCGCGCACACAGCGGCTCATTAATGGGCGTCCAGCATCTTACCACGATCCCGTCATTTTAATCGGAGCCAGTGAATCGTACGAACCACGATGCCGCCATCATCATGAAGTGCCTGATCATCCAAAGAAAAATAAAACATGTAAAGAAACGGCCACTCGTCCATAA
- the rho gene encoding transcription termination factor Rho, producing the protein MELGDLTIATLENMTIKELYELARQYKISYYSKLTKKELIFAILKARAEQDGLFFMEGVLEIIQSEGFGFLRPINYSPSSEDIYISASQIRRFDLRNGDKVSGKVRPPKENERYFGLLHVEAVNGEDPEIAKERVHFPALTPLYPNRQMKLETTPDKLSTRLIDLIAPIGFGQRGLIVAPPKAGKTMLLKEIANSITTNHPDVELIVLLIDERPEEVTDIERSVSADVVSSTFDEVPENHIKVAELVLERAMRLVEHKRDVVILMDSITRLARAYNLVIPPSGRTLSGGIDPAAFHRPKRFFGAARNIEEGGSLTILATALVDTGSRMDDVIYEEFKGTGNMELHLDRSLAEKRIFPAIDIRRSGTRKEELLIPKEHLEKLWAIRKTMSDTPDFIERFIHRLKQTKTNEEFFAMLDEEWKAAGNLKRL; encoded by the coding sequence ATGGAGTTAGGAGATTTAACGATTGCAACGCTAGAAAATATGACCATTAAAGAGCTATATGAATTAGCTCGTCAATACAAAATTTCATATTACAGTAAACTGACAAAGAAAGAATTGATTTTTGCCATTTTAAAAGCGCGCGCTGAACAAGACGGCCTCTTTTTCATGGAAGGCGTGCTTGAAATTATTCAATCAGAAGGATTTGGCTTTTTGCGTCCAATTAACTATTCCCCTAGTTCGGAAGATATTTATATTTCCGCATCGCAAATTCGTCGCTTTGATTTGCGCAACGGTGATAAAGTATCAGGAAAAGTGCGCCCGCCAAAAGAAAATGAACGGTATTTCGGCTTGCTGCACGTCGAGGCAGTAAACGGTGAAGACCCAGAAATTGCGAAAGAACGCGTTCACTTCCCGGCGCTAACACCGCTTTATCCGAACCGACAAATGAAGCTAGAGACGACACCAGACAAGCTATCTACTCGCCTCATTGATTTGATTGCTCCGATCGGATTTGGCCAGCGCGGTTTAATTGTCGCGCCTCCGAAAGCGGGAAAAACGATGTTGTTAAAAGAAATTGCCAACAGCATTACAACAAATCACCCAGATGTTGAACTCATCGTTTTGCTTATTGATGAGCGTCCAGAAGAAGTGACGGATATTGAACGTTCTGTATCGGCGGATGTCGTCAGCTCGACGTTTGATGAAGTGCCAGAAAACCATATTAAAGTGGCGGAGCTTGTGCTTGAACGTGCGATGCGCCTCGTTGAACATAAGCGTGATGTCGTTATCTTAATGGATAGTATTACGCGTTTAGCGCGCGCATACAACTTAGTCATTCCTCCAAGCGGACGCACGTTATCGGGAGGAATTGACCCGGCCGCATTCCACCGTCCGAAACGGTTTTTTGGAGCGGCGCGAAACATCGAAGAAGGGGGCAGCTTAACGATTTTAGCGACTGCTCTTGTCGATACAGGTTCGCGCATGGACGATGTCATTTACGAAGAATTTAAAGGAACAGGAAATATGGAGCTTCATCTCGATCGCTCATTAGCGGAAAAACGAATTTTCCCTGCCATCGACATTCGTCGTTCGGGCACGCGAAAAGAAGAATTATTAATTCCAAAAGAACATTTAGAAAAATTGTGGGCCATTCGTAAAACGATGTCAGATACGCCAGACTTTATTGAGCGATTTATTCATCGATTAAAGCAAACGAAAACGAACGAAGAGTTTTTTGCGATGTTAGATGAAGAGTGGAAAGCAGCCGGAAATTTAAAACGGTTATAA
- a CDS encoding response regulator: MAGKILIVDDQFGIRILLNEVFQKEGYETYQAANGVQALDLFAKHSPDLVLLDMKIPGMDGVEILKKMKEMNEHVKVIVMTAYGELDMIHETKKLGALTHFAKPFDIDDMRDAVKKYIG; this comes from the coding sequence ATGGCGGGGAAGATTTTGATTGTGGACGACCAGTTTGGCATTCGCATTTTATTAAACGAAGTGTTTCAAAAAGAAGGATATGAAACGTATCAGGCGGCAAACGGTGTTCAAGCGCTCGATTTGTTTGCGAAGCACTCCCCGGATTTAGTGTTGTTAGATATGAAAATTCCAGGCATGGACGGGGTAGAAATTTTAAAGAAGATGAAAGAAATGAATGAGCATGTAAAAGTCATCGTGATGACGGCTTACGGCGAACTCGATATGATTCATGAAACGAAAAAGCTCGGTGCGCTGACCCATTTTGCGAAACCTTTTGACATAGACGATATGCGTGATGCAGTGAAAAAATATATCGGTTAA
- a CDS encoding UDP-N-acetylglucosamine 1-carboxyvinyltransferase, which translates to MEKLKIVGGDLLQGSVRISGAKNSAVALIPAAILANSPVVIEGLPNISDVHVLGQLIEEIGGTFHFDENEVVIDPSHIVSMPLPNGKVKKLRASYYLMGAMLGRFKKAVIGLPGGCHLGPRPIDQHIKGFEALGAKVTNEQGAIYLRAEELRGARIYLDVVSVGATINIMLAAVLAKGRTIIENAAKEPEIIDVATLLTNMGARIKGAGTDVIRIDGVEQLHGCRHSIIPDRIEAGTYMIIGAAMGKEMIIDNVIPQHLEAVIAKMREMGVVVETSDDQIFIATKDHLRAVDIKTLVYPGFPTDLQQPFTSLLTKASGTSIVTDTIYSARFKHIDELRRMNANVKVEGRSAIITGPSRLQGAKVRATDLRAGAALVVAGLMAEGVTEITGLEHIDRGYSNLVDKLVNLGATVWREQMTEQEIEQLKNT; encoded by the coding sequence ATGGAAAAGTTAAAAATTGTCGGCGGTGACCTCCTTCAAGGCTCCGTGCGCATTAGTGGAGCGAAAAATAGCGCCGTCGCGCTCATTCCAGCCGCTATTTTAGCCAACTCACCTGTAGTCATTGAAGGGTTGCCGAACATTTCAGACGTTCATGTGTTAGGACAATTAATTGAAGAAATTGGCGGTACATTTCATTTTGATGAAAACGAAGTCGTCATTGACCCGTCGCATATCGTTTCCATGCCTTTGCCGAACGGAAAAGTAAAAAAATTGCGCGCTTCATATTACTTGATGGGCGCGATGCTTGGACGTTTTAAAAAAGCGGTCATCGGACTTCCGGGCGGTTGCCATTTAGGACCGCGCCCCATTGATCAGCACATTAAAGGATTTGAGGCGCTTGGCGCGAAAGTGACTAACGAGCAAGGAGCGATTTATTTACGGGCGGAAGAGCTTCGTGGAGCGCGCATTTATTTGGACGTTGTCAGCGTTGGAGCGACGATTAACATTATGTTAGCCGCCGTCTTAGCAAAAGGAAGAACAATTATTGAAAACGCGGCAAAAGAGCCGGAAATTATTGACGTTGCGACGCTGTTGACGAACATGGGGGCACGCATTAAAGGAGCGGGAACAGACGTCATTCGCATTGACGGTGTAGAACAGTTGCACGGTTGCCGCCATTCCATTATTCCGGATCGCATTGAAGCAGGAACGTATATGATTATCGGTGCGGCCATGGGGAAAGAAATGATTATTGACAACGTCATTCCGCAACATTTAGAAGCAGTCATTGCAAAAATGCGAGAAATGGGTGTTGTTGTTGAAACGAGCGATGACCAAATTTTTATTGCGACGAAAGATCATCTTCGTGCCGTCGATATTAAAACGCTCGTTTACCCTGGCTTTCCGACCGATTTACAACAGCCATTCACTTCACTATTAACGAAAGCGTCTGGGACGAGCATTGTGACAGATACGATTTATAGTGCCCGATTTAAACATATTGATGAATTGCGGCGCATGAACGCCAATGTGAAAGTCGAAGGACGGTCAGCCATTATTACAGGTCCATCACGACTACAAGGAGCAAAAGTGCGCGCAACCGATTTGCGTGCGGGTGCTGCGCTTGTCGTCGCCGGATTAATGGCCGAAGGGGTTACAGAAATTACAGGATTAGAACATATTGATCGCGGCTACAGCAACTTAGTTGACAAACTTGTCAACCTTGGCGCTACCGTTTGGCGCGAACAAATGACAGAACAAGAAATCGAGCAACTGAAGAACACATAA
- the rpoE gene encoding DNA-directed RNA polymerase subunit delta → MSLEQYSQEQLREMSFVELAYLLLCEKKQTVSFQEMVEQLVAIKGLSESEVSARLAQFYTDLNVDGRFICIGETAWGLRAWYPYDQTEDEAVPVERVKKKKKVADDFDDFDDMIDEDELVYDDLDEELLDDEELLDDDFVLDEDEEVIDDLLDEELSLDDAPLDEELDVVDEELELEEDEEL, encoded by the coding sequence GTGAGTTTGGAGCAATACTCTCAAGAACAATTGCGAGAGATGTCTTTCGTCGAACTTGCGTATTTGCTATTGTGTGAGAAAAAGCAAACGGTGTCTTTTCAAGAGATGGTCGAACAGCTAGTCGCGATTAAAGGATTATCTGAAAGCGAAGTGAGCGCGCGATTGGCGCAGTTTTATACAGATTTAAACGTCGATGGACGGTTTATTTGTATCGGGGAAACAGCTTGGGGCTTGCGCGCATGGTACCCATACGACCAAACAGAAGATGAAGCGGTACCTGTGGAGCGCGTGAAGAAGAAGAAAAAAGTCGCGGATGACTTTGATGACTTTGATGACATGATCGATGAAGACGAATTAGTATATGACGATTTAGATGAAGAATTATTAGACGATGAAGAGCTGTTAGACGATGACTTTGTATTAGATGAAGATGAAGAAGTAATCGATGATTTATTAGATGAAGAACTAAGTTTAGATGACGCCCCGCTTGATGAAGAGCTAGACGTCGTCGATGAAGAATTAGAGTTAGAAGAAGATGAGGAATTATAA
- the glpX gene encoding class II fructose-bisphosphatase — protein MERSLSMELVRVTEAAALAAARWMGRGKKDEADEAATSAMRDVFDTIPMKGTVVIGEGEMDEAPMLYIGEKLGNGYGPRVDVAVDPLEGTNIVASGGWNALAVVAVADHGNLLHAPDMYMDKIAVGPEAVGMIDINAPIIDNLKAVAKAKNKDIEDVVAIILNRPRHERIIAELREAGARIKLINDGDVAAAINTAFDHTGVDILFGSGGAPEGVLAAVALKCLGGEIQGKLLPQNDAELERCKKMGLDVNRVLRMEDLVKGDDAIFAATGVTDGELLRGVQFKGTYGETHSVVMRAKSGTVRFIEGRHSLRKKPNLVIK, from the coding sequence ATGGAAAGAAGTTTATCGATGGAGCTTGTCCGTGTCACAGAAGCTGCTGCATTAGCTGCAGCCCGCTGGATGGGGCGTGGGAAAAAAGACGAAGCAGATGAAGCTGCCACGTCTGCGATGCGCGACGTATTTGATACGATTCCGATGAAAGGAACGGTCGTCATCGGTGAAGGGGAAATGGACGAAGCACCGATGCTATATATTGGGGAAAAGCTTGGCAACGGGTACGGTCCGCGCGTTGATGTGGCGGTTGATCCGCTTGAAGGAACGAACATTGTCGCTTCTGGCGGGTGGAACGCGTTAGCGGTCGTCGCTGTGGCGGATCATGGCAATTTGCTTCATGCGCCAGATATGTACATGGACAAAATTGCGGTTGGGCCAGAAGCGGTCGGCATGATCGACATTAACGCTCCAATTATCGATAATTTAAAAGCGGTTGCCAAAGCGAAAAATAAAGATATTGAAGACGTTGTGGCGATCATTTTAAATCGTCCGCGCCACGAGCGCATCATTGCGGAGTTGCGTGAAGCAGGCGCGCGCATTAAGCTCATTAATGACGGTGACGTCGCTGCCGCAATTAATACAGCATTTGATCATACAGGTGTAGACATTTTATTTGGGTCAGGAGGCGCTCCAGAAGGGGTGTTAGCGGCTGTGGCGCTCAAATGTCTCGGCGGGGAAATACAAGGGAAGCTATTGCCACAAAACGATGCCGAACTAGAGCGATGCAAAAAAATGGGGTTAGATGTAAACCGTGTATTGCGCATGGAAGATCTCGTAAAAGGGGACGATGCCATTTTTGCCGCAACAGGTGTAACGGACGGAGAATTGTTGCGCGGTGTGCAATTTAAAGGAACATACGGCGAGACGCACTCTGTTGTCATGCGTGCGAAATCAGGCACCGTTCGTTTCATTGAAGGGCGCCATAGCTTAAGGAAAAAGCCGAACCTCGTCATCAAATAA
- the prfA gene encoding peptide chain release factor 1 has translation MFDRLQAVEARYEKLNELLMDPEVLNDPKKLRDYSKEQSDLAETVQTYREYKSVREQLADAKAMLEEKLDPDMRDMVKEEISELEEREEQLVEKLKVLLLPKDPNDDKNVIMEIRGAAGGEEAALFAGDLYRMYTRYAESQGWKTEVIEAHPTGLGGYKEIIFMIQGKGAYSKLKFENGAHRVQRVPETESGGRIHTSTATVACLPEMEEIEIEINEKDIRVDTFASSGPGGQSVNTTMSAVRLTHIPTGIVVSCQDEKSQIKNKEKAMKVLRARIYDKYQQEARAEYDQTRKQAVGTGDRSERIRTYNFPQNRVTDHRIGLTIQKLDQVLEGKLDEIIDALILDDQSKKLEQANNEQ, from the coding sequence ATGTTCGATCGTTTACAGGCGGTAGAAGCCCGTTATGAAAAATTAAATGAGCTATTAATGGATCCAGAAGTATTAAATGACCCGAAAAAATTGCGTGATTATTCAAAAGAACAGTCCGATTTAGCGGAGACGGTACAAACGTATCGCGAATATAAATCGGTGCGCGAGCAGTTGGCGGATGCGAAAGCGATGCTTGAAGAAAAGCTTGATCCGGATATGCGCGACATGGTGAAAGAAGAAATTAGTGAACTAGAAGAGCGCGAAGAACAGCTTGTTGAAAAGTTAAAAGTATTGTTGCTTCCAAAAGATCCGAATGACGATAAAAACGTCATTATGGAAATTCGCGGAGCGGCAGGTGGAGAGGAAGCGGCGCTTTTTGCAGGCGATTTATATCGCATGTATACGCGCTATGCCGAGTCGCAAGGATGGAAAACAGAAGTGATTGAAGCACACCCGACAGGACTTGGCGGCTATAAAGAAATTATTTTCATGATTCAAGGAAAAGGGGCATATTCGAAATTAAAATTTGAAAACGGTGCCCATCGTGTGCAGCGTGTACCAGAGACAGAATCAGGCGGACGCATTCATACGTCAACGGCGACAGTCGCTTGCTTGCCGGAGATGGAAGAAATCGAAATTGAAATTAACGAAAAAGATATTCGTGTTGATACGTTTGCATCGAGCGGTCCGGGCGGGCAAAGCGTCAATACGACGATGTCAGCTGTTCGTTTAACCCACATTCCAACAGGCATTGTCGTGTCTTGCCAAGATGAAAAATCGCAAATTAAAAATAAAGAAAAAGCGATGAAAGTATTGCGTGCGCGCATTTACGATAAATATCAACAAGAAGCGCGTGCAGAATACGATCAAACGCGGAAACAAGCGGTCGGAACAGGCGATCGTTCCGAGCGGATTCGCACGTACAACTTTCCTCAAAATCGCGTCACCGATCATCGGATCGGATTGA